A portion of the Juglans microcarpa x Juglans regia isolate MS1-56 chromosome 1D, Jm3101_v1.0, whole genome shotgun sequence genome contains these proteins:
- the LOC121265643 gene encoding LIM domain-containing protein PLIM2b-like, translating into MAFTGTLDKCKVCDKTVYVVDMMSLEGLPYHKSCFKCSHCKGFLSMSSYSSMDGVLYCKPHFEQLFKESGNFSKNFQTAKSSEKQGELTRAPSKLSSMFCGTQDKCATCSKTVYPLEKVTLEGECYHKTCFRCARGGCNLTHSSYAALDGVLYCKHHFAQLFMEKGNYHHVLESATHKKNDQPPPEAVDSDPKAEPEPEDNTQEQS; encoded by the exons ATGGCATTCACAGGAACTTTAGATAAATGCAAGGTTTGTGACAAGACTGTCTATGTGGTTGACATGATGTCTCTTGAAGGATTACCTTACCATAAGTCCTGCTTCAAATGCAGCCACTGCAAAGGATTTCTATCG ATGAGTAGCTACTCTTCCATGGATGGAGTCCTGTACTGCAAGCCTCATTTCGAGCAACTTTTCAAGGAATCTGGCAATTTCAGCAAGAATTTTCAAACAG CAAAATCTTCTGAGAAGCAAGGCGAGCtg ACTAGGGCTCCAAGCAAGCTCTCTTCCATGTTCTGTGGAACCCAAGACAAATGTGCCACTTGCTCCAAAACGGTGTATCCTCTTGAAAAG GTGACATTAGAAGGAGAATGTTACCATAAGACATGCTTTAGGTGTGCTCGTGGCGGGTGCAATCTTACACATTCTTCATATGCTGCCCTTGATGGAGTTCTCTACTGCAAGCACCATTTCGCTCAGCTCTTCATGGAGAAAGGAAACTACCACCATGTCCTGGAGTCTGCTACTCACAAGAAGAATGATCAGCCACCTCCAGAAGCAGTAGACTCTGACCCAAAGGCGGAGCCCGAACCAGAGGACAA